In Luteibacter mycovicinus, a genomic segment contains:
- a CDS encoding FAD binding domain-containing protein, whose product MKQFTYARATTPTDAASSAAAHRRTRFIAGGTNLLDLMKLEVETPEHLIDINRLGLDAIEETADGGLRIGTLVRNSDLAADPRVRERYPVLSRALLAGASGQLRNKATTGGNLLQRTRCYYFYDTAMPCNKRHPGSGCAAIGGYNRIHAIVGASDSCIATHPSDMAVAMRVLDAVIHTVAADGNVREIPIGEFYRLPGDTPQVENVLADGELITHVTLPPPPPGRQVYRKVRDRASYAFALISVAAIVNFEDGRIADARIAFGGVGPMPWRDDELERAAAGVGSDEVSLRTLAENALADARGQGHNDFKPVLARRTLGAVLVEASGRTDA is encoded by the coding sequence ATGAAACAGTTCACCTACGCACGCGCGACCACGCCGACCGATGCCGCCTCGTCCGCGGCGGCGCATCGCCGCACGCGCTTCATCGCCGGCGGCACGAACCTGCTCGATCTGATGAAGCTGGAAGTGGAAACGCCCGAACATCTGATCGACATCAACCGTCTCGGTCTCGACGCTATCGAAGAAACCGCGGACGGCGGCCTGCGCATCGGCACGCTGGTGCGCAACAGCGACCTGGCCGCCGATCCCCGCGTGCGCGAACGCTATCCCGTCCTGTCGCGTGCCTTGCTCGCCGGTGCGTCGGGGCAGCTGCGCAACAAGGCCACGACGGGCGGCAATCTGCTGCAACGTACCCGCTGCTACTACTTCTATGACACCGCCATGCCGTGCAACAAGCGCCACCCCGGCAGCGGCTGCGCAGCTATCGGCGGGTACAACCGCATCCACGCCATCGTCGGCGCGAGTGACTCATGCATCGCGACCCATCCGTCCGATATGGCGGTGGCGATGCGCGTGCTGGACGCCGTGATTCACACGGTAGCCGCCGATGGCAATGTGCGTGAAATTCCGATCGGCGAGTTCTATCGCCTGCCCGGCGACACGCCTCAGGTGGAAAACGTGCTGGCGGACGGTGAGCTGATCACGCACGTCACCCTGCCCCCTCCGCCGCCGGGACGGCAGGTGTATCGCAAGGTGCGCGATCGCGCGTCGTACGCGTTCGCACTGATCTCGGTAGCGGCCATCGTGAATTTCGAGGATGGCCGGATTGCCGACGCTCGCATCGCCTTTGGCGGCGTCGGCCCCATGCCATGGCGCGACGATGAGCTCGAGCGCGCCGCCGCGGGTGTCGGCAGCGACGAAGTGTCGCTGCGCACCCTCGCGGAGAACGCGCTGGCCGATGCGCGTGGTCAGGGGCACAACGATTTCAAACCAGTGCTTGCCCGCCGCACCCTGGGTGCGGTGCTGGTCGAAGCCAGCGGGAGGACCGACGCATGA
- a CDS encoding 2Fe-2S iron-sulfur cluster-binding protein has translation MNHTSERVDGIDTVQARLRINGTTHVLDLDPRVTLLDALREHLGLTGSKKGCDHGQCGACTVLVEGRRINACLTLAVMHDGDSITTVEGLATGDVLSPLQAAFVRHDGFQCGYCTPGQLCSATGMLEEVRAGWPSVVTTDVAGSPTLTDEEIRERMSGNLCRCSAYPNIVAAIADAAETDA, from the coding sequence ATGAACCACACTTCCGAACGCGTCGACGGTATCGATACCGTCCAGGCCCGCCTGCGGATCAATGGCACCACCCATGTGCTCGACCTTGACCCCAGGGTGACCCTCCTCGATGCGCTGCGCGAACATCTCGGGCTCACCGGCTCTAAGAAGGGCTGCGATCACGGCCAGTGCGGCGCATGCACGGTGCTGGTCGAAGGCCGTCGTATCAATGCCTGCCTGACCCTGGCGGTGATGCACGACGGCGACTCGATCACCACCGTCGAAGGCCTGGCCACGGGCGATGTGCTGAGTCCGCTGCAGGCCGCCTTCGTCAGGCACGATGGGTTCCAGTGCGGCTATTGCACGCCGGGACAGCTTTGCTCCGCCACCGGCATGCTCGAGGAAGTGCGCGCCGGATGGCCCAGCGTGGTCACCACGGACGTCGCCGGCTCGCCGACGCTGACCGACGAGGAGATTCGTGAACGCATGAGCGGCAACCTCTGTCGCTGCAGTGCGTATCCCAACATCGTCGCCGCAATTGCCGACGCCGCGGAGACCGACGCATGA
- a CDS encoding nucleotidyltransferase family protein — protein sequence MIGGHDAVILAAGGSQRLGRPKQLLTLDGESLIARVSRLVDATGPGKTIAVLGAYAERLCGQLNGAMAVFNPDWATGMASSLRLAADALAGRHDPVLVVVVDQLALDEAHLVRLLAAHDGARDTVTAYGETLGVPAVLRAATLARAAHLRGDTGFRALWSDEAPLAIRADALAVDVDTEDDVARAIAAGLLDRD from the coding sequence GTGATCGGCGGCCACGATGCCGTGATCCTGGCAGCGGGCGGCAGCCAGCGGCTGGGGCGACCGAAACAGCTTCTGACCCTCGACGGCGAAAGCCTCATCGCCCGTGTATCGCGTCTGGTCGATGCCACCGGCCCGGGCAAGACGATTGCCGTGCTTGGCGCTTATGCCGAACGCCTGTGCGGCCAGCTGAACGGCGCCATGGCCGTATTCAATCCGGACTGGGCCACGGGCATGGCATCGTCACTCCGACTGGCGGCCGATGCGCTCGCCGGACGCCACGACCCGGTGCTCGTCGTGGTCGTGGATCAGCTGGCGCTCGACGAAGCACATCTCGTCAGGCTGCTCGCCGCACACGATGGCGCGCGCGATACGGTAACCGCGTACGGCGAGACCCTGGGCGTACCCGCCGTGCTGCGTGCGGCCACGCTGGCGCGCGCCGCGCACCTCCGCGGCGACACCGGTTTTCGCGCCCTCTGGTCGGATGAGGCGCCGCTCGCGATCCGCGCCGACGCACTCGCTGTCGACGTAGATACCGAAGACGATGTCGCACGCGCCATCGCTGCCGGGCTTCTCGATCGCGACTGA
- a CDS encoding XdhC family protein, translated as MNALNPSAAPVWPAWPDYALIADLLPSLRDFAHAGRVALATLVSTDGPSPRPLYSEMLIAADGRVAGYVSGGCVEAAVASEAAMVLADGRPRLLDYGVGSPVLDIQLTCGGRIGIFVRELREPSAYANTLGIARRERRTVTVLTDRDSGAWNIVEGHVAPDDHHYACVHMPPLRLVAVGGDPVTLAVAQLAPTMGVEVVLLRPHGPAEPPPGIALTGYDSRSLAVSLGELALDERTAVYSLSHDAEIDHAVATHALRSPAFAVGILGSRNKIGTRVERLKDDGVDDDDLTRLHLPAGLPIGAQTPHGIALSILAQVCQRDRARAS; from the coding sequence ATGAACGCCTTGAACCCATCCGCCGCGCCGGTCTGGCCAGCCTGGCCCGACTACGCCCTGATCGCCGACCTGCTGCCTTCCCTGCGCGACTTCGCCCATGCCGGCCGTGTCGCCCTCGCGACGCTGGTCTCCACCGACGGCCCATCCCCGCGGCCGCTATATAGCGAAATGCTGATCGCTGCGGACGGGCGCGTCGCGGGCTATGTTTCCGGTGGATGCGTCGAGGCCGCCGTCGCCAGCGAGGCCGCGATGGTGTTGGCCGACGGGCGCCCGCGCCTGCTGGATTACGGTGTCGGCAGTCCGGTCCTGGACATCCAGCTTACCTGCGGCGGGCGCATCGGCATCTTCGTCCGGGAGCTGCGCGAACCGTCGGCTTACGCCAACACGCTGGGCATCGCCCGCCGCGAGCGGCGTACCGTGACGGTACTGACCGACCGCGATAGCGGCGCGTGGAATATCGTGGAAGGCCACGTCGCGCCCGACGATCATCATTACGCCTGCGTCCACATGCCGCCCCTGCGCCTCGTCGCCGTCGGCGGCGACCCGGTGACGCTCGCCGTCGCGCAGCTTGCGCCGACGATGGGCGTGGAAGTCGTCCTGTTGCGGCCGCATGGGCCGGCCGAACCGCCGCCCGGCATCGCGTTGACCGGCTACGACTCGCGCAGCCTGGCGGTGTCGCTGGGCGAACTCGCCCTCGACGAACGCACCGCCGTGTACTCGCTCAGCCACGACGCCGAGATCGACCACGCGGTCGCCACGCATGCGCTGCGCTCCCCGGCGTTCGCCGTCGGTATCCTTGGCAGCCGCAACAAGATCGGCACCCGCGTCGAGCGACTGAAGGACGATGGTGTGGACGACGACGATCTGACCCGGCTGCATCTTCCCGCGGGCCTGCCCATCGGCGCACAAACCCCGCACGGCATCGCCCTGTCCATCCTCGCTCAGGTCTGCCAGCGCGATCGCGCGCGGGCATCGTGA
- the moaA gene encoding GTP 3',8-cyclase MoaA, producing MSPLIDRHGRTKRKLRISLTDRCNFRCTYCMPEHPDWLPRSSLLDRGEVVRLAGLFVDSGIDQIRLTGGEPLLRRDLLECVREIGALRKRGLRRLSMTTNASRIAPKARELVAAGIDDFNVSLDAIDPDTFRRLTLREIAPVLDGIDALTDAGANIKLNAVVIRGDNEKDIVPLLEWAMARGIPLRYIEYMPLDAPGHWKRDAVVSEADMLAAIGVSHRVDHQPRSSDPATPYLVDGHYPLGIISTVSNPFCSTCDRLRLTATGELFTCLFSPLGTPLGARMREGVTDEVLGEQVRRAVWLKDAGYAARPGPVDRPVTMHAMGG from the coding sequence ATGTCCCCACTCATCGATCGTCACGGCCGTACCAAACGCAAGCTGCGGATCTCGCTGACCGACCGCTGCAATTTCCGCTGCACTTACTGTATGCCCGAGCACCCCGACTGGTTGCCCCGAAGCAGCCTGCTCGACCGGGGCGAGGTGGTGCGCCTTGCGGGATTGTTCGTCGACAGCGGCATCGATCAGATCCGTCTGACCGGCGGTGAACCGCTGTTGCGCCGCGACCTGCTCGAGTGTGTCCGGGAGATCGGCGCCCTGCGCAAACGCGGCCTGCGCCGCCTGTCGATGACCACGAACGCCTCGCGCATCGCACCGAAGGCGCGTGAACTCGTGGCCGCCGGCATCGACGATTTCAACGTGAGCCTGGATGCCATCGACCCGGACACCTTCCGTCGGCTTACCCTGCGAGAGATCGCACCGGTGCTGGACGGTATCGACGCACTGACCGACGCCGGCGCCAACATCAAGCTCAACGCGGTCGTCATCCGCGGAGACAACGAAAAGGACATCGTGCCGCTGCTGGAGTGGGCGATGGCTCGCGGCATTCCCTTGCGGTACATCGAATACATGCCGCTGGATGCACCGGGACACTGGAAACGCGATGCCGTGGTGTCCGAGGCGGACATGCTGGCCGCGATCGGCGTCAGCCATCGTGTCGACCACCAGCCCCGGAGCAGCGATCCGGCGACACCGTACCTTGTCGACGGGCATTACCCGTTAGGCATCATCTCCACCGTTTCCAACCCTTTCTGCTCCACCTGCGATCGCCTGCGCCTCACGGCGACGGGCGAGCTGTTCACCTGCCTGTTCTCGCCGCTCGGTACACCGCTGGGTGCGCGCATGCGCGAAGGCGTCACTGACGAAGTTCTGGGTGAGCAGGTGCGCCGCGCCGTCTGGCTCAAGGATGCGGGCTACGCCGCACGGCCGGGGCCCGTGGACCGGCCGGTGACCATGCATGCGATGGGTGGATAA
- a CDS encoding MoaD/ThiS family protein: MKQVVFELFANLERLAGQHECVIEVTDDVGTVGDAVARLASARPELAGPLDRCACVSGDTIVRRADALPADGRIALLPPVAGG, encoded by the coding sequence ATGAAACAAGTCGTTTTCGAACTCTTCGCCAACCTCGAGCGTCTGGCCGGCCAGCATGAGTGCGTCATCGAGGTCACCGACGATGTCGGCACGGTGGGCGACGCGGTAGCGCGCCTGGCATCGGCGCGTCCCGAGCTTGCGGGACCGCTGGATCGCTGCGCCTGCGTGTCTGGCGACACCATCGTCCGCCGTGCGGACGCCTTGCCGGCCGACGGCCGGATCGCCCTGTTGCCGCCGGTCGCGGGAGGCTGA